A genomic stretch from Marinobacter fonticola includes:
- a CDS encoding SDR family oxidoreductase, protein MTSKVMLITGASTGIGAATARAAAKDGYHLALVARSVDKLQSLQEELGGPEQALALECDVQDFDQQKSAVAQTLDRFGRLDAVFANAGRGGSPGGFSGADHEAWRDMILTNIYGVGLTIQAALPALRESKGHVLLTGSGAGRATIPGSMYSATKWAVTAIGYNLREELRGSGIRATLIEPGMVDTPFFDEKPEHALVDDDIARAVMYAVSQPDHVDVNEILVRPTPKVE, encoded by the coding sequence ATGACAAGCAAGGTAATGTTGATCACTGGCGCTTCTACAGGCATCGGCGCCGCGACGGCTCGTGCGGCCGCGAAAGACGGTTACCATCTTGCTCTGGTGGCTCGTTCGGTCGATAAGTTGCAATCGTTGCAAGAGGAGTTGGGCGGTCCGGAGCAGGCCTTGGCGCTTGAGTGCGATGTTCAGGACTTCGATCAGCAGAAATCGGCTGTCGCGCAAACCCTGGACCGTTTCGGGCGTCTCGACGCAGTCTTTGCCAATGCTGGCCGGGGCGGCTCGCCCGGCGGGTTCAGCGGCGCCGATCATGAGGCTTGGCGCGACATGATCCTGACCAACATTTATGGCGTCGGCCTAACTATACAGGCGGCTCTGCCGGCACTGCGCGAATCGAAGGGCCATGTCTTGCTGACCGGCTCTGGCGCAGGCCGCGCCACCATTCCCGGGTCTATGTACAGTGCCACTAAGTGGGCGGTAACGGCTATTGGCTATAATTTGCGCGAAGAGCTGAGAGGCAGCGGCATTCGAGCAACCTTAATCGAGCCTGGTATGGTCGACACGCCATTTTTCGACGAAAAGCCGGAGCACGCCTTGGTTGACGACGATATCGCCCGAGCGGTGATGTATGCCGTGTCGCAGCCTGATCATGTGGACGTGAATGAAATTCTGGTGCGGCCGACGCCAAAAGTGGAGTGA
- a CDS encoding ZIP family metal transporter has protein sequence MDSIWLVLGLALFPALGNFGGGLAAEVSGTTGRHLNYALHGAAGLIIAVVSVEIMPRVLESLSAWLIAIAFTLGGIAYVGIEKLVEGFQKRRSQQGENSQTSVWMIYIAVFIDLFSDGLLIGAGSAVSPSVAMILAAGQVLADVPEGFATIANMKDKGIPRSKRLLISASFVIPVLSAAAFAYFVLRNQPETLKLAALTFTAGLLTVAAIEDMISEAHESGEDTHVSPLAFIGGFVLFVLVSAGLEAVTPQS, from the coding sequence ATGGATAGTATCTGGCTGGTACTTGGCTTGGCGCTATTCCCAGCGTTGGGAAACTTCGGTGGTGGTCTAGCCGCGGAGGTCTCCGGAACTACCGGGCGCCATCTCAATTACGCCCTTCATGGTGCAGCAGGACTCATTATCGCAGTGGTGTCGGTTGAAATCATGCCACGCGTGCTGGAGAGTCTTTCAGCCTGGCTAATCGCCATCGCTTTTACACTGGGCGGCATCGCTTACGTAGGTATCGAAAAGCTCGTTGAGGGTTTCCAAAAGCGGCGAAGCCAGCAGGGAGAGAACAGTCAGACGAGCGTCTGGATGATCTACATCGCCGTGTTCATTGATCTGTTCAGCGATGGCCTTCTGATCGGGGCGGGATCGGCGGTTTCGCCGTCGGTTGCAATGATTCTGGCAGCGGGCCAGGTGCTCGCGGATGTCCCTGAGGGTTTCGCAACGATCGCTAACATGAAAGACAAAGGGATCCCCCGCAGCAAGCGCCTGCTGATCTCTGCCTCCTTTGTGATTCCCGTACTCTCGGCAGCCGCCTTCGCTTACTTCGTGCTCAGGAACCAACCAGAAACGTTAAAGTTAGCAGCATTGACATTCACGGCAGGCCTCCTCACGGTTGCTGCTATCGAAGACATGATATCCGAGGCCCACGAGAGCGGAGAAGATACCCATGTCTCCCCTCTGGCCTTTATAGGCGGCTTCGTCCTGTTCGTTCTGGTCTCAGCCGGGTTGGAAGCGGTGACGCCGCAAAGCTAA
- a CDS encoding DNA topoisomerase III produces the protein MRLFIAEKPSLGRAIAAALPGPMQKGKGWLRCGERDVVSWCIGHLLEPSEPGQYDPRWQKWQLHELPIVPEQWAVSPKESVREQLGVLESLIGKAETIVHAGDPDREGQLLVDEVLRYCRVRRPVERLLIQDLTPTAVIRSLNRLRDNREFRHLSHSALARQRADWLYGINLTRAYTLRYRQQGQQGVYSVGRVQTPVLGLIVERDQTIAGFTPRPFYTLTINCVPQGSDPQSGAEAFTARWRPGDAVRDAMDEEERILDRNVAEQVAADVDGRSGDIVNARFRDRNEAPPLPLSLSVLQIEAGRLFGMGAKAVLDTAQNLYERHQLITYPRSDCRYLPEAHFEQKHEVIAALRGIAPGLQRLADQADTKRQSRAWDDAKVDAHHAIIPTGRQRPAGNLSRTEQRIYELISRYYLMQFYPDAIHREGRLDVKVAGHDFRATETGVVDQGWKALELRKKEQSDRPSRPLPRLKQGDAVQCTSPQIKDRMTQPPSHFTDSTLLSAMTHIARFVADADLRKTLRDTDGLGTEATRAGIIETLFRREYLFRDGRAIKASEKGHDLIGALPAVVAQPDMTAVWEATLEQIRQGEADPRFFLQTIETQITDLITSLKSNAPAGIPGPPPEQTGVHCPQCRAPMRERDGKFGPFWACSRYPQCKGTRPIEDDTDHADGANQAPTPCPACYSPLTRRHGKKGWFWGCSNYPSCRHTVSDVDGKPSTVRP, from the coding sequence ATGCGGCTTTTTATCGCGGAAAAACCCAGCCTCGGGCGCGCCATTGCCGCAGCCCTCCCCGGCCCGATGCAAAAAGGCAAGGGCTGGCTGCGCTGCGGCGAGAGAGATGTCGTGAGCTGGTGTATCGGCCACCTGCTGGAGCCCTCCGAGCCTGGGCAGTACGATCCCCGCTGGCAGAAATGGCAGTTGCATGAGCTTCCCATCGTCCCCGAGCAGTGGGCCGTCAGCCCTAAGGAGAGCGTTCGCGAACAGCTGGGCGTGCTGGAATCACTGATCGGAAAGGCGGAAACCATCGTCCATGCCGGAGACCCGGACCGTGAAGGCCAGCTTCTGGTGGACGAAGTGCTGCGCTACTGTCGCGTTCGGCGCCCGGTGGAACGCCTGCTTATTCAGGATCTGACCCCGACCGCGGTGATCCGCTCGCTAAACCGGTTGCGTGATAACCGCGAGTTTCGGCATCTCTCGCACTCCGCCCTGGCTCGTCAGCGGGCCGACTGGCTGTATGGCATCAATCTTACCCGAGCCTATACCCTGCGCTACCGCCAGCAGGGGCAGCAAGGGGTCTACTCGGTGGGCCGGGTGCAAACGCCGGTGCTGGGCCTGATCGTCGAACGGGACCAGACTATTGCCGGCTTTACGCCGCGCCCCTTTTATACGCTGACGATCAACTGCGTCCCACAAGGCAGTGATCCCCAAAGCGGGGCTGAGGCATTCACCGCCCGCTGGCGTCCCGGCGACGCTGTCCGGGACGCCATGGACGAGGAAGAGCGTATCCTTGATCGCAACGTGGCGGAACAGGTCGCCGCTGACGTCGATGGCCGCAGTGGCGACATAGTTAATGCCCGTTTTCGCGATCGCAACGAAGCGCCGCCGTTACCCCTATCGCTCTCCGTGCTGCAGATCGAGGCCGGACGGCTGTTCGGCATGGGCGCAAAAGCCGTGCTGGACACAGCGCAGAATTTGTACGAAAGGCATCAGCTGATCACCTATCCGCGTTCCGACTGCCGGTATTTACCGGAGGCCCATTTTGAGCAAAAGCATGAGGTTATTGCAGCACTAAGAGGCATAGCTCCGGGTTTGCAGCGGTTGGCGGATCAGGCCGATACCAAACGCCAGTCCCGGGCCTGGGACGACGCTAAGGTGGATGCCCACCACGCCATTATTCCCACCGGTCGGCAGCGGCCGGCCGGCAACCTGAGCAGGACCGAGCAGCGAATCTACGAGCTGATTAGCCGCTATTACCTGATGCAATTCTATCCGGACGCTATTCACCGCGAAGGCCGCCTGGATGTGAAGGTCGCCGGCCACGACTTCCGTGCCACCGAAACCGGCGTGGTGGATCAGGGCTGGAAAGCTCTGGAATTACGCAAGAAAGAGCAATCGGATAGACCCTCTCGTCCCCTACCAAGACTCAAGCAAGGCGATGCGGTCCAATGTACGTCGCCGCAGATCAAAGACCGAATGACCCAGCCGCCCAGTCATTTTACCGACTCCACGCTGCTGTCGGCGATGACGCACATTGCTCGATTCGTAGCCGACGCGGACTTGCGCAAAACCTTGCGGGACACGGATGGTTTAGGCACGGAAGCCACTCGCGCCGGGATAATCGAGACGTTATTCCGGCGTGAATACCTTTTCCGGGACGGGCGCGCCATCAAGGCCAGCGAAAAAGGTCATGATCTAATCGGTGCTTTACCCGCCGTCGTCGCTCAGCCGGATATGACCGCGGTATGGGAAGCCACTCTGGAGCAAATTCGCCAGGGGGAAGCCGATCCCCGGTTTTTTCTACAAACCATCGAGACGCAGATCACCGACTTGATTACGTCTCTAAAGTCGAACGCTCCAGCCGGAATCCCTGGGCCGCCGCCAGAGCAAACGGGCGTGCACTGCCCTCAATGCCGGGCACCCATGCGTGAACGGGACGGCAAGTTTGGACCATTCTGGGCTTGCTCACGATATCCCCAATGCAAAGGCACCCGCCCCATAGAAGACGATACGGACCATGCCGACGGCGCCAATCAGGCACCGACTCCCTGCCCGGCCTGCTATTCGCCGCTTACTCGACGGCACGGAAAGAAAGGCTGGTTCTGGGGCTGCAGCAACTACCCATCCTGCCGGCACACAGTCAGTGATGTTGACGGAAAGCCTTCCACCGTCCGCCCCTGA
- a CDS encoding oxidoreductase: MATTTSLKPESNRYPTLYTPGHIGGSSLKNRAIVAPMTRVSASEDGVPTEQMAQYYARFAQGDFALVITEGTYPDERSSQGYGNQPGIANDTQKDAWARVVDAVHKYQTPIFMQIMHAGALVQRNRWKDDTVAPSKVQPLGEKMSMYGDEGEYAMPTALTETGIFEVVDAFVDAARRARDAGFDGVEIHGANGYLIDQFITDYSNQRTDEYGGGIGNRLRVPRMIVRSVKDAMGEGFPVGIRLSQTKVNNMQHRWAGGEDDAALIFRSLAEAGVDFIHITGAGAVDPAFSNDGPSLAELARQHGRVPVIGNGELEDPARAEALLASEHVQFVSLARGALANPDWPQKIANHHDPRAFSTDMISPVATLDAQAEWEHDTGQNNPLIRNATPSNQVKESTD; the protein is encoded by the coding sequence ATGGCCACCACCACATCTCTGAAACCCGAAAGTAACCGTTATCCCACCTTGTACACGCCGGGGCATATCGGCGGGAGCAGTTTGAAAAACCGCGCAATAGTCGCGCCTATGACACGGGTAAGCGCTAGCGAGGATGGTGTTCCTACCGAGCAGATGGCCCAATACTATGCCCGCTTTGCCCAAGGCGATTTTGCGTTGGTCATTACCGAGGGCACCTATCCGGATGAACGCTCTAGCCAGGGTTACGGCAATCAGCCTGGCATTGCCAACGATACCCAGAAAGACGCCTGGGCGCGGGTAGTGGACGCGGTACATAAATACCAAACGCCGATCTTCATGCAGATTATGCACGCTGGCGCCTTGGTGCAACGCAACCGCTGGAAGGACGACACGGTTGCACCCTCTAAGGTGCAGCCCCTGGGCGAGAAGATGTCGATGTACGGCGATGAGGGCGAATACGCCATGCCGACGGCTCTCACCGAGACCGGTATTTTTGAAGTGGTGGACGCTTTTGTCGACGCCGCCAGACGCGCCCGTGACGCCGGCTTCGACGGCGTGGAAATCCACGGCGCCAATGGCTATCTAATCGACCAGTTCATCACCGATTACAGCAATCAACGCACGGACGAATATGGCGGTGGTATTGGCAATCGTTTGCGCGTGCCACGGATGATCGTGCGCAGCGTCAAGGATGCGATGGGCGAAGGGTTTCCGGTGGGCATTCGGCTTTCACAGACCAAGGTCAACAATATGCAGCACCGCTGGGCCGGGGGTGAAGACGACGCCGCGCTCATCTTCCGCTCGCTGGCCGAGGCCGGTGTCGATTTTATACACATCACTGGCGCGGGCGCTGTCGATCCGGCATTTAGCAACGATGGCCCCAGCCTGGCTGAACTGGCTCGGCAACACGGCCGCGTGCCGGTGATCGGCAACGGCGAACTCGAAGATCCCGCACGGGCGGAAGCGTTGCTGGCGTCTGAGCATGTGCAGTTCGTCAGCCTCGCACGCGGGGCACTAGCGAACCCTGATTGGCCGCAGAAAATTGCCAATCATCATGACCCCCGCGCTTTCTCGACGGATATGATCTCGCCGGTAGCCACCCTGGATGCCCAAGCCGAGTGGGAACATGATACGGGGCAGAACAATCCGCTGATCCGCAACGCCACACCCTCGAACCAGGTAAAGGAATCGACGGACTAG
- a CDS encoding dihydrolipoyl dehydrogenase family protein — MAETLKYDVVVIGGGSGLTAAYFASQDDKSVALITDRPEAIGGTCVNFGCIPTKTLVQSARTVDAIRDAATFGVHVDQESMSIDFAGIMRQMRSSRANNASGAREWVEAAMTPVFERVRFVGDKLLETESGTRITGDKIFIASGARATIPPIEGLEDAGYWTNEDVLELEQQPESLIVIGGGYIGAELGYFFAAMGTDVTVVNSSEELLSEDDDVRALFTEQFGKRVRLVTGKAKRAKTEGVTKRVEVETANGSTQTLDAEQILVATGRTPNTETLDLSQTGVQVDNRAIRVNAHLRTDHPDIYAYGDVIGRGMFKHASSYEGELAYRNSQGGDERMSYRSNPHAVFSDPEIGAVGLSEDECKQQGLDYRVAKVDYADVAKGKIVGAPAGFAKLIVENGSERILGCHIIGPNAALLIHEVVVAMNAGDGTADAVCRSIHIHPSLSEIIGTLFDSI, encoded by the coding sequence ATGGCAGAAACCCTAAAGTACGATGTGGTCGTCATCGGCGGTGGCTCCGGCCTGACCGCCGCCTATTTCGCCAGCCAGGACGATAAGTCCGTAGCGCTGATAACCGACCGACCCGAGGCCATCGGGGGCACCTGCGTTAACTTTGGCTGTATCCCCACCAAGACGCTGGTTCAGTCCGCGCGCACCGTCGATGCCATTCGCGACGCCGCAACTTTCGGCGTGCATGTCGACCAAGAAAGCATGAGTATCGATTTCGCCGGAATCATGCGCCAGATGCGTTCGTCAAGGGCCAATAACGCGTCCGGCGCTCGCGAATGGGTGGAAGCCGCGATGACGCCGGTTTTCGAGCGGGTGCGGTTTGTCGGCGATAAGCTGCTGGAAACCGAAAGCGGCACGCGCATCACTGGCGACAAGATCTTCATCGCCAGCGGCGCGCGGGCGACCATTCCGCCGATCGAGGGCCTTGAAGACGCCGGTTACTGGACCAACGAAGATGTACTCGAACTCGAACAGCAGCCGGAAAGCCTGATTGTGATCGGCGGTGGCTATATCGGCGCAGAACTCGGCTATTTCTTCGCCGCCATGGGTACCGACGTCACGGTCGTCAATTCGAGCGAGGAACTGCTATCCGAAGACGACGACGTCCGCGCGCTGTTCACCGAGCAGTTCGGTAAACGGGTACGGTTGGTGACCGGCAAGGCGAAGCGCGCGAAGACCGAGGGTGTGACCAAGCGGGTTGAGGTAGAAACCGCCAACGGCTCGACGCAAACACTGGATGCAGAGCAGATACTCGTGGCCACCGGTCGTACGCCCAATACCGAAACGCTTGATCTGAGTCAGACCGGCGTGCAAGTAGACAACCGCGCTATCCGGGTAAACGCGCATCTACGCACCGATCACCCAGATATCTATGCTTACGGCGATGTGATTGGCCGAGGTATGTTCAAGCATGCATCGAGCTACGAAGGTGAGCTGGCCTATCGCAATTCCCAGGGCGGCGACGAAAGGATGTCGTATCGCAGCAACCCACATGCTGTGTTCAGCGACCCCGAGATCGGCGCGGTCGGCTTGAGCGAAGACGAATGCAAGCAGCAGGGTTTGGACTATCGCGTTGCTAAGGTCGATTACGCCGATGTGGCCAAGGGCAAAATCGTCGGCGCGCCGGCGGGCTTTGCCAAGCTAATCGTAGAAAACGGCAGCGAGCGGATTTTGGGCTGCCACATCATCGGCCCAAATGCCGCCTTGCTGATTCACGAAGTTGTTGTGGCCATGAATGCGGGCGACGGCACGGCCGATGCGGTATGCCGGTCCATCCACATCCATCCCAGCCTGTCCGAGATCATCGGCACGCTGTTCGATTCGATTTGA
- a CDS encoding zinc-dependent alcohol dehydrogenase family protein gives MTKAIRFHETGGPEVLQYEEVEVGEPGAGEVRVKVEAIGLNRAEAMFRSGNYLEEPQLPAGIGYEGSGIVEAVGDGVDGVSQGDSVSVIPGFSMNDYSFYAEQAIVPAYAVTPRPPGLDAVQAAAVWMPFLTAYGALIEIGRLSRNDAIIIPAASSSVGLAAIQIANSVGAISIAATRTSAKVDDLKKAGAAHVIVTEEQDIAAEVMRITDDAGARLVFDPVAGPQVENLVDAMAPGGTLVVYGALSGEPTPFPLIKGLKKALTMRGYTLFEVIGDAERFERGKRFVKEGLESGDFSAIVSKTFTFDDMIAAHEYMESNQQFGKIVVTVP, from the coding sequence ATGACTAAAGCGATCCGTTTCCATGAAACTGGCGGACCCGAAGTTCTGCAGTATGAAGAGGTCGAGGTCGGTGAACCCGGCGCCGGCGAGGTTCGCGTGAAGGTCGAGGCGATCGGCCTGAACCGCGCGGAGGCTATGTTTCGCTCAGGCAACTATTTAGAGGAGCCGCAACTACCGGCCGGTATCGGCTACGAAGGCTCCGGCATCGTTGAAGCGGTCGGAGACGGGGTCGATGGCGTCAGCCAAGGCGATTCGGTTTCCGTGATTCCCGGATTCTCGATGAACGATTACAGCTTCTACGCCGAACAGGCCATCGTGCCCGCTTATGCCGTGACCCCGCGCCCGCCGGGATTGGACGCGGTGCAGGCGGCTGCAGTATGGATGCCATTTCTGACCGCCTACGGCGCACTCATAGAAATTGGTCGGCTTAGCAGGAACGATGCAATCATTATCCCGGCGGCGTCGTCCAGCGTTGGCTTAGCCGCGATCCAGATCGCCAACAGCGTCGGCGCCATCTCTATCGCCGCTACGCGCACGTCGGCGAAAGTCGACGACCTGAAAAAAGCCGGGGCTGCACACGTCATCGTCACCGAGGAGCAGGATATCGCCGCCGAAGTGATGCGCATTACTGATGACGCTGGCGCCCGCCTGGTGTTCGACCCGGTCGCTGGACCCCAGGTCGAAAACCTGGTGGATGCCATGGCACCAGGCGGCACGCTGGTCGTCTACGGTGCCCTGTCGGGCGAGCCCACGCCATTCCCACTGATCAAGGGGCTCAAAAAGGCGTTGACCATGCGCGGCTATACGTTGTTCGAGGTTATTGGCGACGCCGAACGTTTTGAGCGTGGCAAGCGCTTTGTCAAAGAGGGACTTGAAAGCGGCGATTTCTCGGCCATCGTGTCCAAAACCTTTACCTTTGACGACATGATCGCCGCCCATGAGTACATGGAATCCAACCAGCAGTTCGGCAAGATCGTGGTGACCGTGCCTTGA
- a CDS encoding response regulator transcription factor produces MRIALLEDQLEQARNIEHLLRESDHHCDSFQTGQSFLSAVTHRSYDLLILDWQIPDMTGIDVLKHVRAQLNWPIPVVFLTQRDSEQDIVQALDGGADDYLAKPARPAELLARIHALVRRSNPEVDRQTLEYGAFKIDTKARMIHLRGELLTLTDKDFDLTLFLFQNKGRLLTREMLLERVWGVTRDINTRTVDTHMSRLRRRLGIKPENGFRIKTIYQRGYRLEAMDELGTEMDSAVSDESLG; encoded by the coding sequence ATGCGCATCGCTCTTTTGGAAGATCAACTGGAGCAAGCCAGGAACATAGAACACCTGCTCAGGGAAAGCGATCATCACTGCGACAGCTTTCAGACAGGCCAGTCGTTCCTAAGCGCGGTCACCCATCGTAGCTACGATCTGCTGATCCTGGACTGGCAGATTCCAGACATGACCGGCATTGATGTGCTCAAGCACGTTCGGGCTCAGCTTAACTGGCCGATCCCGGTCGTGTTCCTGACCCAGCGCGATAGCGAGCAGGACATTGTTCAGGCCCTGGATGGCGGTGCAGACGATTACCTCGCCAAGCCGGCTCGCCCAGCGGAACTGCTGGCGCGTATCCACGCGCTGGTGCGCCGCAGCAACCCAGAAGTGGATCGCCAGACCTTGGAGTACGGCGCGTTCAAGATCGATACCAAGGCTCGCATGATCCACTTGCGTGGCGAATTGCTGACCCTGACCGATAAGGATTTCGACCTGACGCTTTTCCTGTTCCAGAACAAGGGCCGCCTGCTAACACGGGAAATGCTGCTGGAGCGGGTCTGGGGCGTCACACGGGATATCAATACCCGCACCGTGGACACTCATATGAGCCGTCTAAGGCGACGGCTGGGTATCAAGCCGGAAAATGGATTCCGTATTAAGACCATCTATCAGCGAGGATACCGCCTCGAAGCCATGGACGAACTGGGCACTGAAATGGATAGCGCCGTCAGTGACGAGTCATTGGGCTAA
- a CDS encoding BolA family protein, with protein sequence MQNSNAPIQSAIEKKLTDGFQAAHLEVANESHMHSVPANSETHFKVTLVSEDFAGKNRVKRHQAIYGALGRELQGGVHALALHLYTPEEWQARNEVSPASPQCLGGSKHDKA encoded by the coding sequence ATGCAAAATTCCAACGCGCCGATTCAGTCAGCGATTGAAAAGAAGCTTACCGATGGCTTCCAGGCCGCCCATCTTGAGGTGGCGAATGAGAGTCACATGCACAGTGTTCCCGCCAACTCGGAAACTCACTTCAAAGTGACCTTGGTTAGCGAGGATTTCGCCGGCAAGAACCGGGTAAAACGTCATCAGGCGATTTACGGCGCTCTGGGTCGCGAGCTTCAAGGGGGCGTGCATGCCCTGGCATTGCATCTCTATACGCCGGAGGAGTGGCAAGCCCGCAATGAAGTCTCTCCCGCTTCACCCCAGTGCCTGGGTGGTTCCAAGCACGACAAGGCATAG
- a CDS encoding zinc-dependent alcohol dehydrogenase: protein MKALTWHGTHDVRVDNVADPKIEDSRDAIIKVSATAICGSDLHLYNGLMGGMQAGDVLGHEFMGEVVETGADVPNLKQGDRVVVPFTIACGSCFFCNKSLYSLCDESNPNADKAAEVMGHSPSALFGYSHLLGGIPGGQAEYVRVPYADVGPLKVESDYSDEQLLFLSDIYPTGWMAAHNADIEPGDTVAVWGCGPVGQFTIRSAWMLGAGRVIAIDRVPERLKLAHDKAGAETINFEEQDVYEALLEMTKGFGPDRCIDAVGAEAHGQGDPEAERRDSDSTEENHPEALNEMIRCCRKGGHLSLPGVYTNAVDNFSLHGLMNKSLSLKSGQTHMQQYMPPLLKTIEQGLIDPSFIITHRLPLAEAPDGYAAFNAKKDGCIKVVMTP from the coding sequence ATGAAGGCTTTAACCTGGCATGGAACGCACGATGTTCGCGTAGATAACGTTGCAGACCCGAAAATCGAAGACAGCCGAGACGCTATTATAAAGGTCTCCGCCACCGCCATCTGCGGCTCCGACCTGCATTTGTACAATGGCTTGATGGGCGGTATGCAAGCGGGTGATGTGCTTGGCCACGAGTTTATGGGCGAAGTGGTGGAGACCGGCGCTGACGTGCCGAACCTGAAGCAGGGCGATCGCGTGGTGGTGCCCTTCACCATTGCTTGCGGTAGTTGCTTTTTCTGCAACAAAAGCCTGTATTCACTTTGCGATGAATCCAATCCCAACGCGGACAAGGCAGCCGAAGTAATGGGCCATTCGCCCTCCGCTCTGTTCGGTTATTCGCATCTCCTCGGCGGTATTCCAGGCGGCCAGGCCGAATATGTGCGCGTGCCATACGCGGACGTTGGGCCACTGAAAGTGGAATCGGATTATAGCGATGAGCAGTTGCTGTTCCTATCCGACATTTACCCCACCGGCTGGATGGCCGCGCATAATGCGGACATCGAGCCCGGCGATACGGTGGCTGTTTGGGGCTGCGGTCCCGTTGGCCAGTTCACGATTCGCAGCGCCTGGATGTTGGGTGCGGGACGAGTCATCGCCATCGACCGCGTACCGGAACGGCTGAAACTGGCCCACGACAAGGCCGGAGCGGAGACTATCAACTTCGAGGAGCAGGACGTTTATGAAGCCCTATTAGAAATGACCAAAGGCTTCGGGCCAGACCGCTGTATCGATGCGGTGGGCGCCGAAGCCCACGGCCAGGGCGACCCGGAAGCCGAGCGCCGGGATAGTGACTCGACTGAGGAAAATCATCCCGAGGCCCTCAACGAAATGATTCGCTGCTGCCGCAAGGGCGGCCATCTGTCGTTGCCCGGCGTGTACACCAACGCTGTGGACAATTTCTCGCTGCATGGGCTGATGAACAAGAGTCTGTCGCTCAAGAGCGGGCAAACCCATATGCAGCAGTATATGCCGCCTCTACTTAAAACGATCGAACAGGGCCTTATCGACCCGTCCTTCATCATCACCCATCGCCTCCCGTTGGCGGAAGCTCCGGATGGCTACGCAGCGTTCAACGCAAAGAAGGACGGCTGCATTAAAGTCGTAATGACCCCATAG
- a CDS encoding L-threonylcarbamoyladenylate synthase, which produces MSQFFQIHPETPQLRLIKQAVDILRKGGVVVYPTDSAYAIGCQLEDKPATERIKRIRRLDDKHNFTLVCRDLSDIGQYAKVDNTQYRLLKTFTPGPYTFILDATSEVPRRLLHPKRRTIGLRVPDNAIVQALLAELGEPIMSSTLILPGETEPMTDPYDIRETLEHDLDLIIDGGFCGMEATTVVNFCGEVPEIVRVGKGDPEPFQ; this is translated from the coding sequence ATGAGTCAGTTTTTTCAGATTCACCCGGAAACACCGCAACTGCGCCTGATCAAGCAGGCGGTGGACATCCTGCGCAAAGGCGGCGTCGTCGTCTACCCGACGGACTCAGCCTACGCGATAGGCTGTCAGCTGGAGGATAAGCCGGCGACGGAACGTATCAAACGCATCCGCCGCCTGGACGACAAACATAACTTCACCCTGGTCTGCCGGGACCTGTCCGATATCGGGCAGTACGCCAAGGTGGACAATACCCAATATCGACTGTTGAAGACGTTCACGCCTGGGCCCTATACCTTTATTTTGGATGCGACCAGTGAAGTGCCACGTCGCTTGCTTCATCCCAAGCGACGCACGATTGGTTTACGGGTACCCGACAATGCCATCGTGCAGGCATTGCTGGCGGAACTGGGCGAGCCGATCATGAGCAGTACGCTGATCCTGCCGGGCGAAACCGAGCCGATGACCGATCCCTACGACATTCGCGAAACACTGGAGCACGACCTGGATCTGATCATCGATGGCGGATTCTGTGGCATGGAAGCAACGACCGTCGTGAACTTCTGCGGTGAGGTGCCCGAGATCGTGCGGGTCGGCAAGGGCGACCCCGAGCCGTTCCAATAG